The proteins below are encoded in one region of Cucurbita pepo subsp. pepo cultivar mu-cu-16 chromosome LG10, ASM280686v2, whole genome shotgun sequence:
- the LOC111803748 gene encoding uncharacterized protein LOC111803748 — MTREQKFIRDFRKHDPLTFEGKEIDPMAAEAWWKTAQRTLKGEDEDEESICWHEMERAFSHKYYPLVNQYQNEAAFLNLRQGNRIVEEAGRYGGKMDMKIYCRSSRGNPGNSGGSSTHYICRRPKCCYHDGRPTPKDAQKIWGTSRDVNRGRSHRSPPTKRQQAVRSDVLRLERPTCPTCGTRHTGECKAGSNACFHCGKSDHKKVDCPYRRCQEENRVSGSGQGSRGGMAQNHDTARATIRKRADDMDTVVTGTLPVLGFHAFVLFDSGSTHSFISTTFVSCAQLGLEPLGYRLSVSTPSWEILVANERVQASQIVIAERPLEVVLIVLNMSDFVVILGMDWLAESHAIIDCRAKEVIFMPPNEQSFKFKGVESRSTPRIISTLKERKIIGHRAWALLASVMDTRKGTSSTMNVPIVQEFKDVFPKELSGLPPVRDMEFAIELEPCTAPISKAPYRRTHAELKELKEQLQDLLDRGSIRPSVSPWGAPVLFVNKKDGALRLYIDYRELNKVTIKNKYPLPRIDDLFDQLQGASVFSKLDL; from the exons ATGACTAGAGAGCAGAAATTCATCAGGGATTTTAGGAAGCATGACCCTCTGACCTTCGAAGGGAAGGAAATTGACCCAATGGCGGCAGAAGCATGG TGGAAAACTGCTCAAAGAACGTTGAAGggtgaagatgaagatgaggaaTCAATCTGTTGGCATGAAATGGAGAGGGCATTTTCCCACAAGTACTACCCACTGGTGAATCAGTATCAGAATGAGGCCGCCTTCCTAAACCTGAGGCAGGGAAATAGGATAGTTGAGGA AGCAGGTCGATACGGAGGAAAAATGGATATGAAGATTTATTGCAGGTCTTCGAGAGGAAATCCAGGGAACAGTGGCGGCAGTAGTACCCACTACATATGCAGGCGCCCTAAATGCTGCTACCATGATGGACGCCCAACTCCAAAAGATGCTCAAAAGATTTGGGG GACATCACGAGACGTGAACAGAGGAAGATCGCATAGGTCACCTCCAACAAAAAGGCAGCAGGCTGTTAGAAGTGATGTCCTCCGACTTGAGAGACCTACTTGCCCCACTTGTGGCACCAGACATACAGGGGAGTGCAAGGCAGGTTCGAACGCATGTTTCCATTGTGGTAAGAGTGATCATAAGAAGGTTGATTGCCCTTACCGAAGGTGTCAAGAGGAGAACAGGGTGTCAGGGTCAGGGCAAGGAAGCCGAGGGGGCATGGCGCAGAATCACGATACTGCTAGGGCAACTATTAGGAAGAGGGCGGATGACATGGACACTGTGGTGACAGGTACCTTACCAGTACTTGGCTTTCATGCTTTTGTATTATTTGACTCTGGATCCACACACTCGTTCATATCTACTACCTTTGTAAGTTGTGCACAGTTAGGACTAGAGCCTTTAGGATACAGATTATCGGTGTCTACACCGTCATGGGAGATTTTAGTAGCTAATGAGAGGGTGCAAGCAAGTCAAATAGTAATAGCAGAACGACCTCTAGAGGTGGTGTTAATCGTTCTTAACATGAGTGATTTCGTCGTGATCCTCGGCATGGACTGGCTAGCTGAGAGCCATGCAATTATTGATTGTAGGGCTAAAGAGGTGATTTTTATGCCACCTAATGAACAGAGCTTTAAATTTAAGGGGGTGGAATCTCGAAGCACCCCGAGGATTATCTCTACtctaaaggaaagaaagataatTGGCCACAGAGCTTGGGCCCTATTGGCCAGCGTAATGGACACGAGGAAAGGTACTAGTAGTACGATGAATGTGCCTATAGTACAAGAGTTTAAGGATGTGTTTCCAAAAGAACTGTCTGGGTTACCACCAGTTAGGGACATGGAATTTGCAATCGAGCTGGAACCTTGTACAGCTCCAATCTCCAAGGCACCTTACAGAAGGACTCATGCCGAGTTGAAGGAACTAAAGGAGCAGTTGCAGGATCTCTTAGATCGAGGTTCTATCAGGCCAAGTGTATCGCCATGGGGAGCCCCAGTGCTTTTTGTCAATAAGAAGGATGGGGCCTTGAGATTGTACATTGACTATAGAGAATTGAATAAAGtaacaataaaaaacaaatacccGTTGCCTCGCATTGATGATCTATTCGACCAATTGCAAGGTGCTTCagtattttcaaaacttgacCTGTGA